From the genome of Thermocladium sp. ECH_B, one region includes:
- a CDS encoding GTP-binding protein — protein sequence MAITQFNRESWRRVERMVEASDIVMEVLDARDPEATRSPRAEAMVRERGKGLLIVLNKADLVPMNALLRWKRALERDAPTIFISAKYRLGTRMLTKTIKRTATRIPVTVLVMGYPNVGKSTIINYLSGRYAAPTSPVPGWTRGEKIIKARPWLTVIDSPGIIPVESNDPGMRIVRGEESPSDVEDPVRSAISLIKRMLELGSTALMDRYGIDVRDPMEAIEAVARRRGFLLRGGRLNIDEAARAILRDWIEGKLTYYTLPRGDST from the coding sequence ATGGCCATTACTCAATTCAATAGGGAGAGCTGGAGGCGGGTTGAGCGGATGGTGGAGGCGAGCGATATCGTGATGGAGGTGTTGGATGCAAGGGATCCGGAGGCCACGAGGAGCCCTAGGGCTGAGGCAATGGTCAGGGAGAGAGGAAAGGGTCTGCTTATAGTGCTTAATAAGGCGGATCTGGTGCCTATGAACGCATTACTAAGGTGGAAGAGGGCGTTGGAGAGGGATGCGCCAACCATCTTCATAAGCGCTAAGTATAGGCTGGGCACTAGGATGCTGACTAAAACAATTAAGAGAACGGCCACTCGGATACCGGTTACTGTCCTAGTCATGGGTTACCCAAATGTAGGTAAATCCACAATAATAAATTACCTAAGCGGGAGATACGCGGCGCCAACGAGTCCAGTTCCAGGCTGGACTAGGGGGGAGAAGATCATTAAGGCTAGGCCTTGGTTAACGGTAATTGATTCGCCTGGAATTATTCCTGTGGAGAGCAATGATCCGGGAATGCGGATAGTGAGGGGAGAGGAATCGCCCAGCGATGTGGAGGATCCCGTGAGGAGCGCTATTTCATTGATCAAGAGGATGCTGGAATTAGGCTCCACGGCTTTAATGGATAGATATGGAATCGATGTGAGGGACCCCATGGAGGCCATAGAGGCTGTGGCTAGGCGGCGAGGCTTCCTGCTTAGGGGTGGTAGGCTTAATATAGATGAGGCGGCTAGAGCTATACTGAGGGATTGGATAGAGGGTAAATTAACTTATTACACTTTGCCCCGGGGGGACTCTACATGA
- a CDS encoding pyruvate kinase, translating into MHRVKLMASIGPATDDPATFQEVAKHIDGARINFSHGDPQEWGRRVSLIRGAGLPILGDLRGPGVRTGLVHGEIIVKAGETIVFKYGQEATGGEVPVPIKEFFAAVEPRDVLVMNDGRLKLIVESKDEKTIKATAQSSGVIGSNKSIDVKGKDYPLPILDDHDKEALSLAVDSGFEFIGISHVRSAKDILEVKSYLSSKGSEAKVIAKMESRAAIDNLKEVVEAADYVMVARGDLGMTFELEEVPIIQQRIVEEALRQGRPVMVATQLLSSMVSNPVPTRAEVVDVMTAVTQGVDALLLTDETTIGKYPIDAVKWLERISAKYEGSSSIVGVDLSLYDYRMRFAMGVAKLASDMGAKIVIFTKSGLTAVRISRFRPGVPILAATPSNYVARQLRMMWGVESSVVKASDYEAGLEEAFNRFLELGLITPGENVVLTYGMQGREAEHLIRVRRA; encoded by the coding sequence ATGCATAGGGTTAAGTTAATGGCATCAATTGGCCCCGCTACCGATGATCCGGCAACATTCCAGGAAGTGGCGAAGCACATAGATGGGGCACGAATAAACTTCTCCCATGGGGATCCCCAGGAGTGGGGGAGACGAGTATCGTTAATACGAGGCGCTGGCCTACCGATTCTGGGAGATCTTAGGGGACCCGGAGTTAGAACTGGATTAGTTCACGGGGAAATTATAGTTAAGGCTGGGGAAACCATAGTTTTCAAGTATGGACAGGAAGCCACAGGAGGGGAAGTGCCGGTTCCAATCAAGGAGTTCTTTGCAGCCGTGGAACCGAGGGATGTGCTTGTAATGAATGATGGGAGGCTCAAGTTAATAGTTGAATCTAAGGATGAGAAGACCATTAAGGCAACAGCCCAATCCAGTGGAGTCATTGGAAGCAATAAGTCAATAGACGTGAAGGGTAAGGATTATCCTCTTCCGATACTGGATGATCACGATAAGGAAGCCTTATCGTTAGCCGTGGATTCCGGGTTCGAGTTCATAGGGATAAGCCATGTGAGGAGCGCCAAGGACATATTGGAGGTCAAGTCATATCTATCCAGCAAGGGAAGCGAAGCAAAGGTTATAGCTAAGATGGAGAGCAGGGCCGCCATAGATAACTTGAAGGAAGTGGTTGAGGCCGCGGATTACGTAATGGTGGCCCGCGGCGATTTAGGCATGACATTCGAGTTGGAAGAGGTTCCAATAATTCAACAAAGAATAGTGGAGGAGGCCCTTAGACAGGGGCGACCAGTAATGGTTGCGACCCAATTATTAAGCTCAATGGTCTCTAATCCGGTTCCAACGAGGGCGGAAGTCGTCGACGTAATGACTGCCGTAACGCAGGGAGTTGATGCGCTCCTCCTCACGGATGAAACCACGATCGGCAAGTACCCCATTGATGCAGTGAAGTGGCTTGAGAGGATCTCGGCGAAGTATGAGGGCTCCTCCTCCATTGTTGGGGTGGATCTATCTCTTTATGATTATAGAATGAGATTTGCAATGGGAGTCGCGAAGCTGGCTAGCGATATGGGGGCTAAGATAGTTATATTCACTAAAAGCGGATTAACTGCGGTGAGGATATCGCGGTTTAGGCCTGGAGTACCAATACTGGCAGCAACGCCGAGCAACTACGTGGCTAGGCAGCTCCGCATGATGTGGGGAGTCGAGTCAAGCGTCGTGAAGGCAAGCGATTATGAGGCAGGACTGGAGGAGGCGTTTAATCGGTTCCTTGAGCTTGGATTAATCACGCCTGGGGAGAACGTTGTATTGACGTACGGCATGCAGGGCAGAGAGGCGGAGCACTTGATTAGGGTTAGAAGGGCTTAA
- a CDS encoding tryptophan--tRNA ligase (catalyzes a two-step reaction, first charging a tryptophan molecule by linking its carboxyl group to the alpha-phosphate of ATP, followed by transfer of the aminoacyl-adenylate to its tRNA) — protein MGRPRLHSDTHLASEGEFSVTPWSVKGKVDYLRLAKEFGVQLIGEEEMQLLKSLAGDIHPLIRRGYFYAHRDLTQVLSRHAAGGKWALYAGRGPSGDLHIGHLVPWILAKWFVDKFGVEFFFELTDDEKFLVKEGYTLEETNRLAYENALDLIALGFEPRNLHLIIDTEDISLLYGIAVRIGKHLTLSTLKHTFGFTDSTNVGAAFFPTLEMAMAFLPSSLYGEEVPVLIPTAIDQDPYFRLGRDVAPLLGYPKPATIYSKFLPGLTGEDKMSASTPESSIYVTDNEKAIKRKVMNAFTGGQATVEEQRRLGGNPDICPVYKYHLLFQESDEKVRSIYEDCRSGRLLCGECKLMLNERLSSFIASHREAREKAKERIHEYRIQVKR, from the coding sequence ATGGGGAGGCCCAGGCTTCATAGTGATACCCATCTGGCAAGCGAAGGCGAATTCTCGGTAACGCCCTGGAGCGTTAAAGGCAAGGTGGATTACCTGAGGCTTGCAAAGGAATTCGGCGTTCAATTAATTGGAGAGGAGGAAATGCAACTCCTCAAGTCACTCGCTGGGGATATCCATCCATTAATAAGGCGGGGATACTTCTATGCGCATAGGGACTTGACCCAAGTACTGAGCAGGCATGCGGCTGGGGGGAAGTGGGCTCTCTACGCTGGGCGGGGACCCAGTGGCGATCTCCATATTGGGCATCTAGTTCCATGGATTCTGGCCAAATGGTTTGTAGATAAGTTTGGAGTGGAGTTCTTCTTTGAGTTAACTGATGACGAGAAGTTCTTAGTTAAGGAGGGCTACACATTGGAGGAAACGAATAGATTAGCGTATGAGAATGCCCTTGATTTGATAGCCCTCGGCTTTGAGCCCCGTAACCTACACTTAATAATAGATACAGAGGATATTTCGCTCCTCTATGGAATAGCGGTGAGGATAGGGAAGCACTTAACGCTCTCCACCCTTAAGCATACCTTTGGATTCACGGATTCAACTAATGTAGGTGCAGCCTTCTTCCCAACGCTGGAAATGGCAATGGCGTTCCTCCCATCAAGCCTATATGGAGAAGAAGTGCCGGTCCTAATACCGACCGCTATAGATCAAGATCCCTACTTCAGACTGGGTCGAGACGTGGCGCCGCTCCTTGGATACCCAAAGCCGGCTACGATTTATAGTAAGTTCCTTCCAGGCTTGACTGGGGAGGATAAGATGAGCGCATCAACGCCCGAATCATCCATATATGTCACAGATAACGAGAAGGCAATAAAGCGAAAAGTAATGAATGCATTCACTGGGGGACAGGCGACTGTTGAGGAGCAGCGGAGGCTTGGCGGTAATCCTGATATTTGCCCGGTCTATAAGTATCACCTGCTTTTCCAGGAGAGCGACGAGAAGGTTAGGAGCATATATGAGGACTGCAGATCTGGGCGGCTGCTCTGTGGAGAGTGCAAGTTAATGCTTAATGAACGATTATCGAGCTTCATTGCTAGCCATAGGGAAGCGAGGGAGAAGGCTAAGGAACGGATACATGAATACAGGATACAGGTAAAGCGTTAA
- a CDS encoding o-succinylbenzoate synthase, with translation MRVKRIELYHVVMRLKTKFETSFGASLDRHGVLVKVMLDNGLDGWGEVTADDGPWYSYETVGTAWLAIRDYMAPILRGMDIVEPRSFIDRLSRVRGHNMAKAGLEEAVWDAYAKSLGKPLHELLGGVRDKIVSGVSIGIQSNIDELMKAINFYLESGYRRIKIKIKPGWDVNVVKQVRREYPDIPLQVDANSAYSLSDARIFREMDDLDLLLIEQPLDYDDLIDHAKLQRDLRTPICLDESIKGPLDARRAFELGSCKVINIKPGRVGGITNSVAIHDFCRLVEMPVWIGGMLETGVGRGVQVALATLPNVKLPNDISASDRYYDEDITEPWSLNKDGTISVRKLPGIGVEPRLEALRKYSVKQEVIELQ, from the coding sequence ATGAGAGTTAAGAGAATTGAGCTTTACCATGTGGTAATGAGGCTCAAGACCAAGTTCGAGACAAGCTTCGGCGCGTCGTTGGATAGACATGGGGTACTGGTTAAGGTCATGTTAGATAATGGACTCGATGGATGGGGGGAGGTCACTGCAGATGATGGGCCGTGGTATAGTTATGAGACAGTGGGCACGGCTTGGCTAGCAATTAGGGATTACATGGCGCCGATCCTGAGGGGAATGGATATAGTAGAGCCTCGATCATTCATAGATAGATTAAGCAGGGTTAGGGGTCATAACATGGCTAAGGCGGGGCTGGAGGAAGCTGTGTGGGATGCATATGCGAAGTCCCTGGGTAAGCCTCTCCATGAGTTGCTGGGAGGGGTTAGGGACAAGATAGTTAGCGGGGTCTCCATTGGCATTCAGTCTAATATTGATGAGTTGATGAAGGCCATTAATTTCTACTTAGAGTCAGGTTACCGGAGAATCAAGATAAAGATCAAGCCTGGATGGGATGTGAATGTAGTTAAGCAAGTTAGGCGCGAGTATCCCGATATACCTCTCCAGGTGGATGCTAACTCGGCCTACTCCTTAAGTGATGCCAGGATTTTCCGGGAAATGGATGACCTTGATCTACTCTTGATCGAGCAGCCCCTTGATTATGATGACTTAATCGATCACGCCAAGCTTCAACGCGATCTGCGCACGCCGATTTGCCTGGATGAATCCATAAAGGGCCCCCTTGATGCTAGGAGGGCATTTGAATTGGGTTCCTGTAAGGTCATTAATATTAAGCCGGGAAGGGTTGGGGGAATAACTAATAGCGTTGCGATTCACGATTTCTGCAGATTAGTTGAGATGCCGGTTTGGATAGGCGGTATGCTGGAGACCGGGGTAGGGCGTGGGGTTCAAGTTGCCCTTGCCACTCTGCCTAACGTTAAGTTACCGAATGATATAAGCGCCAGCGATAGGTATTATGATGAGGATATAACGGAGCCATGGTCATTGAATAAGGATGGAACGATAAGTGTCAGAAAATTGCCTGGCATTGGAGTTGAGCCCAGGTTAGAGGCGTTGCGGAAGTACTCGGTGAAGCAGGAAGTAATTGAGCTGCAGTAG
- a CDS encoding transporter has product MGSANSNAAMRVQGFPWGSIIALAMGMLVYGVAESYGPVAAIGNIIPTKYAFLALSLPYIAGGFGSLLSGYLTDSIGRRNSFILTAALILAGVAIYVAAGSNVIALVISFILIGMAAIGLETPVLSIIAESVPAKWRGNIEVIVQNFGNLGVAIVFIPLLLGFSALQTEVAIVLLFLAPLAALIIGYFMVEESLPWKALAGKADLDVNDAWKSIDGETEPVSPTLSIPLRFLIITIIGIAQDVAFVYITYDVGFLYFSSSLASEIPLIGGLMMVIVGIIFGAAIVHRVSRKAASLASYGLLALLWIILWTYEAITRDISSTTLLALTALLFIPVETTWGVRAMLEPEMFPTQMRGKYVSYVRTLVWIIAGTITGLLSLYVLSFNAEAAIVTAIFITALAMTLLWYLKGFETGKKSLAGHDVTR; this is encoded by the coding sequence ATTGGAAGCGCCAACAGCAATGCAGCGATGCGGGTCCAAGGGTTTCCCTGGGGATCAATAATAGCGCTGGCAATGGGAATGCTGGTTTACGGCGTCGCTGAAAGCTATGGACCAGTGGCCGCAATAGGTAACATAATACCAACCAAGTATGCGTTCCTAGCGCTCAGCCTGCCATATATAGCGGGCGGCTTCGGCTCACTGCTCTCCGGTTACTTGACCGACAGCATTGGCCGCAGAAACTCATTCATACTCACGGCAGCGCTGATACTCGCCGGGGTAGCCATATACGTTGCCGCCGGCTCCAACGTAATTGCCCTAGTCATATCATTCATATTGATAGGGATGGCCGCAATAGGGCTCGAGACCCCTGTATTATCGATAATAGCGGAATCCGTTCCAGCCAAGTGGCGCGGCAATATTGAGGTAATTGTCCAGAACTTCGGCAACTTGGGAGTGGCCATAGTATTCATCCCGCTCCTCCTCGGCTTCAGCGCGCTCCAAACCGAGGTGGCCATAGTCCTCCTCTTCCTAGCTCCCCTTGCCGCACTTATAATTGGGTACTTCATGGTGGAGGAATCGCTTCCATGGAAGGCATTGGCCGGCAAGGCCGATCTAGACGTAAATGATGCATGGAAGTCAATAGATGGCGAGACTGAACCGGTCTCACCAACCCTAAGCATCCCCCTTAGATTCCTCATAATAACCATAATAGGCATTGCCCAAGACGTTGCCTTCGTTTACATAACGTACGATGTTGGCTTCCTCTACTTCTCAAGCAGCCTAGCCAGCGAGATACCGCTAATTGGCGGCCTCATGATGGTGATCGTTGGGATAATATTTGGTGCAGCCATTGTTCACCGCGTATCAAGAAAGGCAGCCTCGCTAGCATCATATGGATTACTGGCCCTGCTATGGATAATTCTATGGACATATGAGGCAATCACTAGGGATATATCAAGCACCACGTTACTAGCCCTCACAGCGCTTCTCTTCATACCCGTCGAAACTACGTGGGGGGTTAGGGCAATGCTTGAGCCAGAGATGTTCCCAACCCAGATGAGAGGCAAGTACGTTTCATATGTGAGAACACTTGTCTGGATAATTGCCGGCACAATAACAGGTCTACTATCCCTCTATGTCCTCTCGTTTAATGCCGAGGCGGCCATAGTGACGGCGATATTCATCACGGCCCTCGCAATGACACTCCTATGGTACCTGAAGGGATTCGAAACGGGAAAGAAGAGCTTGGCCGGCCACGACGTAACTAGGTAA